The following coding sequences are from one Gammaproteobacteria bacterium window:
- a CDS encoding flagellar protein FlgN, protein MHNHAAQIQDENLYRILGKEYDTSRQLLSCLEKVSVALKSGDMEPLSDLIQAENRLSQQLEHLSDKHRRLISKEGYAFSNKGMNDYLRDKQAPTAVKEEWRTTVELLAKCEHENQQNALHTHQQKNLIEDALRVLQDNSDAPHIIYNAQGKSQLNEWRKRTLGNA, encoded by the coding sequence ATGCACAACCACGCAGCCCAAATTCAAGATGAAAACCTATACCGCATTCTTGGCAAAGAGTACGATACCAGTCGGCAATTGCTGAGTTGCCTAGAAAAAGTCTCTGTGGCGCTGAAAAGCGGCGATATGGAGCCGCTTTCCGACCTGATTCAGGCTGAAAATCGCCTCAGCCAACAACTGGAACATCTCTCCGATAAACATCGACGTCTCATCAGCAAAGAAGGTTACGCTTTTAGTAATAAAGGCATGAACGATTATCTGCGTGACAAACAAGCCCCCACAGCAGTCAAAGAGGAGTGGCGCACAACCGTAGAGCTACTGGCAAAATGTGAGCATGAGAACCAACAAAATGCACTCCATACCCATCAACAGAAAAATTTAATCGAAGACGCACTACGCGTGCTGCAAGACAATTCTGATGCACCACACATCATCTACAACGCTCAGGGCAAGTCACAACTGAATGAGTGGAGAAAAAGAACCTTAGGCAATGCCTAA
- a CDS encoding Trm112 family protein, with amino-acid sequence MDKRLLDILVCPLCKSPLMYDKKAAELICKADALAYPVRDDVPVMLEEEARKLTLEEVEGLRS; translated from the coding sequence ATGGATAAACGTCTGCTTGATATTTTGGTTTGCCCGTTGTGCAAAAGCCCGCTGATGTACGATAAAAAAGCGGCGGAGTTGATTTGCAAAGCCGATGCGTTGGCGTATCCGGTGCGCGACGATGTGCCGGTGATGTTGGAAGAGGAGGCGCGCAAATTGACGCTGGAGGAGGTTGAGGGCTTGCGGAGTTAG
- the flgA gene encoding flagellar basal body P-ring formation chaperone FlgA — MNSITVKFSPLNIKSFIGWLRVTLFASVLFHSPNIFAVNQTLSLEIEHEIIKFIQKNSRLSATNLEIEVNTLDQNLKLKPCDKKIEVAYAGKQNNTGRVLLKVHCSAPHRWKIYLSAKIDYKVTVLMTRRSLPKNSILTSKDINITEQKLSNLPRGYYSSLSELNGLQTKRILRKNQIISPYQLTKQDLIKSGDTILLIAQRAGIRVSMQGRALNKGANGDKIRVKNSSSGRIIEATVIRNGVASVVY, encoded by the coding sequence ATGAATTCAATAACCGTCAAATTTTCACCACTCAATATCAAGTCTTTCATAGGCTGGTTAAGGGTCACTCTATTCGCCTCTGTGCTGTTTCACAGTCCCAATATATTTGCGGTTAATCAAACACTATCTTTAGAGATAGAGCACGAAATCATAAAATTTATTCAAAAAAACAGCAGGCTATCTGCAACCAACCTTGAAATCGAAGTCAATACATTAGATCAAAACCTGAAACTAAAACCCTGCGATAAAAAAATAGAAGTTGCCTATGCAGGTAAACAGAACAATACCGGCAGAGTGCTGCTTAAAGTACATTGCTCTGCTCCACATCGCTGGAAAATTTATTTAAGCGCCAAAATAGACTACAAAGTCACAGTCCTCATGACTCGTCGCTCTTTACCTAAAAACAGTATTTTGACTTCAAAAGACATCAACATAACCGAGCAAAAATTATCAAACCTACCTCGCGGTTATTATTCAAGTCTAAGTGAATTGAACGGATTACAAACCAAACGAATCTTACGAAAAAATCAAATCATCTCACCGTATCAACTGACAAAACAGGATCTGATTAAATCAGGAGATACAATTTTACTGATTGCTCAACGGGCGGGAATTAGGGTTAGCATGCAAGGACGTGCGCTAAACAAAGGTGCAAATGGTGATAAAATTCGAGTTAAAAACAGCAGTTCTGGACGTATTATAGAAGCCACGGTGATTCGAAATGGTGTTGCATCGGTTGTTTATTAA
- the kdsB gene encoding 3-deoxy-manno-octulosonate cytidylyltransferase: MSCDFRIVIPARYASSRLPGKPLALLAGKPMLTYVYEQALKSEASEVVIATDDERIYRLAEELGAKVCMTSNLHRSGTDRIAEVAQQLAWPDETLVVNLQGDEPLTPPEILNQVALNLHQHPQAGIATLCWPIHSASELHDPHVVKVVRDRQDYALYFSRAPIPWERDALELESTSVNTAFRHIGLYAYRVGFLHAYRDMELCELEQLESLEQLRALWNGVKIHCGESLLVPGHGIDTEADLRQVEALLAVGKNPIDSEVSST; the protein is encoded by the coding sequence ATGAGTTGTGATTTTCGTATTGTGATTCCAGCCCGTTACGCTTCTAGCCGTCTGCCGGGTAAACCGTTGGCGCTGTTGGCAGGCAAACCGATGTTGACCTACGTTTACGAACAGGCGCTAAAAAGCGAGGCCAGTGAGGTGGTGATTGCCACGGACGATGAGCGTATTTATCGGCTGGCCGAGGAATTGGGCGCGAAGGTCTGCATGACTTCGAATCTGCACCGTTCGGGCACCGACCGCATTGCGGAGGTGGCACAACAACTCGCTTGGCCTGATGAGACGCTGGTGGTCAATTTGCAAGGCGATGAACCTCTGACTCCGCCGGAGATTCTCAATCAGGTGGCGCTTAATCTGCATCAACATCCGCAAGCAGGCATCGCTACGCTCTGTTGGCCGATTCACAGTGCCAGTGAGCTGCACGACCCTCATGTAGTGAAGGTGGTGCGAGATCGTCAGGATTACGCGCTTTATTTCAGTCGTGCGCCGATTCCGTGGGAGCGGGATGCTCTGGAGTTAGAGAGCACTTCGGTGAATACGGCCTTTCGCCACATTGGTCTCTATGCGTATCGGGTTGGTTTTCTACATGCCTATCGTGATATGGAATTGTGTGAGTTGGAGCAGTTGGAGTCTTTGGAGCAGCTTCGTGCGCTCTGGAATGGGGTGAAAATCCATTGCGGTGAGTCTTTGTTGGTGCCAGGACATGGCATTGATACAGAGGCGGATCTACGTCAAGTGGAGGCGCTGTTGGCAGTGGGGAAAAATCCTATTGACAGCGAAGTCTCCTCCACTTAG
- the flgM gene encoding flagellar biosynthesis anti-sigma factor FlgM, with the protein MSYTVPSLTNNRTATLPSNSQTNNESSSGNSKITAIQPTTKTDVLTLSQTAKSLNSNEQLLSAKPEIDLEKVASIKHALANGTYPLDAEKVAAKFIEIEGLLGKL; encoded by the coding sequence ATGTCTTACACAGTCCCCAGCCTTACAAACAACCGTACTGCTACTCTACCCAGCAATTCACAGACCAATAACGAATCCAGCAGTGGCAACAGCAAAATAACCGCCATCCAACCTACCACCAAAACCGATGTGCTTACTCTCAGCCAAACCGCCAAAAGCCTCAACAGCAACGAGCAACTTCTCTCTGCCAAACCAGAAATAGATCTAGAAAAAGTCGCCAGTATCAAACACGCATTGGCCAATGGAACCTACCCCTTGGATGCCGAAAAAGTGGCTGCCAAGTTCATAGAAATAGAAGGTCTTTTAGGAAAACTGTAA